In Macaca nemestrina isolate mMacNem1 chromosome 9, mMacNem.hap1, whole genome shotgun sequence, a single genomic region encodes these proteins:
- the LOC105466687 gene encoding BBSome-interacting protein 1 isoform X2, with translation MAELKSMFREVLPKQGPLFVEDITTMVLCKPKLLPLKSLTLEKLEKMHQAAQNTIHQQEMAEKDQRQITH, from the exons ATGGCAGAATTGAAGTCAATGTTCCGGGAAGTTCTTCCAAAACAAG GGCCATTGTTTGTGGAAGATATAACCACAATGGTGCTGTGTAAACCCAAACTTTTACCCTTAAAATCTCTGACTCTGGAAAAACTAGAGAAAATGCATCAAGCAGCACAGAATACAATTCACCAACAAGAAATGGCAGAAAAGGATCAACGGCAAATAACCCACTGA